In Aedes albopictus strain Foshan chromosome 3, AalbF5, whole genome shotgun sequence, the following are encoded in one genomic region:
- the LOC115261386 gene encoding erbin, producing MASKFLSLLEDKIRSQCVCYSVQKCIEENGRKLNLSRSKIKTVPPALDSCTFLSKLSLDGNFLSSASITGLQSLKFLRYLALNDNELNEFPEELCELKFVEFLNIGGNPIDRLPESIDKLKNLITLWCNDMLLELLPEALGRLRKLRTFGARSNQLKALPESFGELKRLRWLSLEDNGIDSLPESFGELSRLTHLNMARNRFIDLPATVSTLKRLKFCSFAENLIEHVTEIALAELDFIPTLLLNGNRIMSMDELIFHTKEVRFKFDILNELVSEDWEFSLPNSELNLVDSNDDDTFEEPYEMEVPQQARFCMAV from the coding sequence ATGGCATCAAAATTCCTTTCCTTACTAGAGGACAAAATTCGCTCCCAGTGCGTGTGCTACTCGGTCCAGAAGTGTATCGAAGAAAATGGCAGAAAATTAAATCTCTCCCGATCCAAGATAAAGACCGTCCCGCCAGCACTGGACTCGTGTACCTTTCTCTCGAAACTGTCCCTGGATGGCAATTTCCTCTCGTCGGCCTCAATCACTGGCCTTCAATCGTTGAAATTTCTTCGCTACCTAGCGTTGAACGATAACGAATtaaacgaattcccggaggagctgtGCGAGCTGAAGTTTGTCGAGTTTCTAAACATTGGAGGCAATCCGATAGACCGCCTACCCGAATCCATCGACAAATTGAAAAATCTAATTACTCTCTGGTGTAATGATATGCTGTTGGAGCTGTTGCCCGAGGCCCTCGGAAGGTTGCGGAAGCTCAGAACGTTCGGGGCCCGATCTAATCAACTGAAGGCTTTACCGGAGTCATTCGGTGAGCTGAAGCGCTTGCGGTGGCTTTCGTTAGAGGATAATGGAATCGATTCACTGCCGGAGTCTTTCGGAGAACTTTCCAGGCTAACCCATTTGAATATGGCACGGAACCGATTCATCGACCTCCCCGCGACAGTATCCACGCTCAAACGATTGAAATTTTGCTCGTTCGCGGAAAATCTAATTGAACATGTAACCGAAATTGCACTGGCAGAGCTTGACTTCATTCCCACGCTTTTATTGAATGGTAATCGTATAATGTCTATGGATGAATTAATATTTCATACGAAAGAAGTGCGCTTCAAGTTTGACATTTTGAATGAACTCGTTTCGGAAGATTGGGAGTTTAGCCTACCAAACAGCGAGCTCAATCTGGTGGACAGCAATGATGACGACACGTTTGAGGAACCGTACGAGATGGAAGTACCCCAGCAAGCTCGGTTTTGTATGGCTGTTTGA